A section of the Rhodobacter sp. genome encodes:
- a CDS encoding DUF952 domain-containing protein, translating into MLIFKIFRRPEWDALVTRGHTAGAPIDLADGYIHLSTAQQVAETAARHFAGVSDLVLVAVDPDRLGPALRWEPSRGGALFPHLYREMTLADVVWDKSLPLGAAGHIFPEGVI; encoded by the coding sequence ATGCTGATATTCAAGATCTTCCGCCGCCCGGAATGGGACGCGCTTGTCACCCGGGGCCACACCGCGGGCGCCCCCATCGATCTGGCGGACGGCTATATCCACCTTTCGACCGCGCAACAGGTGGCCGAAACCGCCGCACGGCATTTTGCCGGGGTCAGCGACCTGGTTCTGGTCGCCGTCGATCCCGACCGGCTGGGACCGGCGCTGCGATGGGAGCCCTCGCGCGGGGGGGCGCTGTTCCCACATCTCTATCGTGAGATGACCCTGGCGGATGTCGTCTGGGACAAGTCCCTGCCACTGGGCGCGGCCGGCCATATCTTCCCCGAAGGGGTGATCTGA